In Pseudoroseomonas cervicalis, the DNA window CACCACCTCGCCCTCATGATTGACGAGGAGCAGGTCGGAGACCCGGATCTGGCTGAAATGCCGGCCCAGCGGATTGACCCAGAAATGGTCCGGCCGCTCCGGATCGCGCGCCGTGACATGGCCGGCCAGGCCCTGGTCGAAGCCGTAGCGGGCGAAGAGGCGGAAGGTGGCGGCCAGGCGCTGCTTGCGGTGCAGCCGCTCCTCCGCGGGGCTGCGCGGCGGCGGGCCGTCGCGCAGCAAGGCGGGGAAGGCTTCCGCCGGCGCGGCTTGGCTGAGGATGTGGTTCATGGCGTCGGGCTCTCCCGCAGGCCGCCGGCGGCGGTGGCCTGCTGTGCGATCGGGGTGGTCGCCGGATGCGGCGCGGTGTGGTGTTCGGCCGCGCGCTGCGCGGAGACATGGTCGGCCGTGCGCTGCGCGGAGGCATGGTCGGCCGTGCGCTGCGCGGAGACATGATCGGCCGCGCGGTGCGCGGAGACATGGTCGGCCGCGCGCTGCGCGGCGTGCGCCTCCACCGCGCGATGCGCGTCATAGGCCTCGCGGTTCGGCACGACGCCGAGCGCGCTGTTCAGCCGGTTGCTGAAGTTGAAATAGGCGGCGATGGCGGCGGCATCGAGAATGTCGATGTCGCGCAGCCCGGCGGCGCGCAGCGGGGCGAGATCCGCCTCCTCCAGCGCGCCGGGGTCGCGGGTGATGCGCAGCGCGTAATCGGCCAGCGCCCGCTCCCGCGCCGACAGCCCGGCATGGCGGTGGTTGATCGTCACCTGCGCCACCCAGAACGGGTCCTCGGTATGCCCGCGCAGCGCCGCGGCATGGCCGAAGACGCAGGGCTGGCAACGATTCTCGCTGCTCACCACCAGGGCGATCAGCTCGCGCTCGGTCGGGCTCAGTCCGCTTTGCGGGTTGCGGTTGACGGCCTGGCTCAGCGCGTCCTGCGCCAGCACCAGCTCGGGCCGGTTCAGCAGCGCGGCCTGTCCGTTGCGCAGATAGCCCAGCGCCGCGCGGCTGCGCGCCAGCAGGGCCCGCAGCGCCTCGCC includes these proteins:
- a CDS encoding peroxidase-related enzyme (This protein belongs to a clade of uncharacterized proteins related to peroxidases such as the alkylhydroperoxidase AhpD.) gives rise to the protein MPELPDTAPAETPPISWLDLPPAPPPGEALRALLARSRAALGYLRNGQAALLNRPELVLAQDALSQAVNRNPQSGLSPTERELIALVVSSENRCQPCVFGHAAALRGHTEDPFWVAQVTINHRHAGLSARERALADYALRITRDPGALEEADLAPLRAAGLRDIDILDAAAIAAYFNFSNRLNSALGVVPNREAYDAHRAVEAHAAQRAADHVSAHRAADHVSAQRTADHASAQRTADHVSAQRAAEHHTAPHPATTPIAQQATAAGGLRESPTP